The following are from one region of the Gammaproteobacteria bacterium genome:
- a CDS encoding acyl carrier protein, whose product MTDSNYDEIMRLLCDRLSSLTNSDTQISPETNLISQLSIDSIKLLNLIMEVEDTFDISIPINALADVQTVRELVDLVHKIKTAS is encoded by the coding sequence ATGACTGACAGTAATTACGACGAGATCATGCGGCTACTCTGTGATCGCCTAAGTAGTTTAACCAATTCTGATACCCAGATTTCCCCCGAAACAAATCTAATCAGTCAATTATCGATTGATTCCATCAAACTGCTTAATCTGATTATGGAAGTGGAAGATACTTTTGATATCTCAATTCCTATTAATGCGCTAGCGGATGTGCAGACAGTTCGTGAATTGGTCGACTTGGTGCATAAAATTAAAACAGCATCATAA
- a CDS encoding aminotransferase class I/II-fold pyridoxal phosphate-dependent enzyme has product MNLLEKIDAAAAARKALLPNGVGAFGIPIEEVYSATEARIGDRRVLLLGTNNYLGLTFAPECIQAAHEAIDKEGTGTTGSRMANGSYFGHRALEKEFADFYQCSSSIVFTTGYQANLGTISGLVGPGDTVLIDGDSHASIYDGCILSGADIIRFKHNDPVDMEKRLRRLGDRVETTLIIAEGIYSMLGDQAPLVEIVKLKNQYGCILLLDEAHSLGVLGETGQGLVEKTGLLREVDFITGTFSKSLCSIGGYCVSNHPQLEQLRYISHPYIFTASPSPATIASTRAALELLRKGSHLRKQLWNNCTQLYAALKAAGYILGPDPGPVIAAVVDTPQQALFLWQQLLEHNIYVNLILPPAAPEGKSLVRCSVNAAHTEDQIRYVGDVFAKLHNVISSHS; this is encoded by the coding sequence ATGAATTTATTAGAGAAAATTGATGCAGCCGCAGCGGCGAGAAAGGCGCTTTTGCCCAATGGTGTCGGTGCCTTCGGTATTCCGATCGAAGAAGTTTATTCTGCGACCGAAGCCAGAATCGGAGATCGCCGCGTACTTCTGCTGGGTACGAATAACTATCTGGGCTTGACTTTCGCCCCTGAGTGCATTCAGGCAGCGCATGAAGCCATTGACAAGGAAGGTACGGGAACCACAGGTTCGCGAATGGCTAACGGCAGTTATTTCGGTCATCGCGCGTTAGAAAAGGAATTTGCCGATTTTTATCAATGCAGCTCCAGCATCGTATTTACGACCGGATATCAAGCGAATCTGGGTACGATTTCCGGTTTGGTCGGCCCGGGGGATACGGTTCTAATCGATGGCGATTCGCATGCCAGTATCTATGATGGCTGCATTCTCAGTGGCGCGGACATCATTCGCTTCAAACACAATGATCCGGTTGACATGGAAAAGCGCCTACGCCGCTTAGGCGATCGCGTTGAAACTACATTGATCATCGCCGAAGGAATTTATAGCATGCTGGGCGATCAAGCACCTTTGGTCGAGATCGTTAAATTAAAGAATCAGTATGGTTGTATTTTGCTCCTTGATGAAGCGCATTCGCTGGGGGTGTTGGGAGAAACCGGCCAAGGTCTTGTCGAGAAGACCGGCTTGTTGCGGGAAGTCGATTTCATTACCGGTACTTTCAGCAAAAGCTTGTGCAGTATTGGCGGGTATTGTGTCAGCAATCATCCGCAGCTTGAGCAATTGCGCTACATCAGTCACCCTTATATTTTTACGGCATCACCGTCGCCCGCAACGATTGCTTCTACTCGCGCGGCGCTAGAATTGCTGCGCAAGGGCAGCCACTTGCGCAAACAATTATGGAATAACTGCACGCAACTGTATGCAGCGCTCAAAGCAGCCGGTTATATTCTCGGTCCGGATCCGGGACCAGTCATTGCTGCCGTTGTGGATACGCCGCAACAAGCGCTGTTTTTATGGCAGCAGTTACTCGAACATAATATTTATGTAAATTTGATTTTGCCGCCTGCAGCACCTGAGGGCAAGTCACTGGTGCGATGCAGCGTAAACGCTGCCCATACTGAAGACCAGATTCGCTATGTCGGTGATGTTTTTGCCAAGCTACACAACGTGATAAGCTCGCATTCATAA
- a CDS encoding peptidoglycan-binding protein, translating to MKFSKISKLVAYTILLLSVGLLIGCKPIFEKKPLPKENKDAAAAPAAAPAAPAPAAPAPAAPASAAPAPAAAPAEPAAKVEDVQSIQSIESAASAQAQPTAAAQPDDGDDVVKVTPTIMRKVQQALVDAGFKPGAVDGVSGAKTVAAIESFQKQNNIPVGKVTKRTLRALGVDF from the coding sequence ATGAAATTTAGTAAGATCAGTAAATTAGTGGCTTATACTATTCTTTTGTTATCAGTCGGATTGTTGATTGGCTGTAAGCCGATTTTTGAAAAGAAGCCGCTTCCTAAAGAGAACAAAGATGCAGCGGCAGCACCTGCTGCAGCTCCAGCAGCGCCTGCACCAGCAGCACCGGCCCCAGCAGCCCCAGCCTCAGCAGCACCGGCACCCGCTGCAGCGCCAGCTGAGCCAGCAGCCAAAGTTGAAGATGTGCAAAGTATACAAAGCATAGAATCAGCAGCCTCAGCTCAAGCGCAGCCTACCGCAGCAGCTCAACCGGATGATGGCGATGATGTGGTAAAAGTGACACCAACGATCATGCGTAAAGTGCAACAAGCGCTCGTAGATGCAGGGTTTAAGCCCGGAGCGGTTGATGGCGTTAGTGGTGCTAAAACGGTTGCAGCTATCGAAAGTTTTCAGAAACAAAATAATATTCCGGTTGGTAAAGTGACCAAAAGAACGCTACGTGCATTGGGCGTGGATTTCTAA
- the hpnH gene encoding adenosyl-hopene transferase HpnH: MGVPLRQQIAVGTYLIKQKLKGVKKYPLVLMLEPLFRCNLACAGCGKIAHPEDVLDQRLSYDECMQAVDECGAPMVSIPGGEPLLHKEMPQIVAGIIQRKKYVYLCTNALLLKKRIDDYTPSPYLTFSIHLDGMKERHDASVCQDGVFDRAVEAIKIALDKGFRVTVNCTLFQGETPEDVAEFLDYAMELGVEAATIAPGFSYEKAPKQDVFIKSQDTKKLFRGIFELGKKLKRKWRLNHSALYLDYLAGNQDYKCTPWGNPTRNVFGWQKPCYLLSDEGYAKTFKELLEDTPWEKYGTANNPKCAQCMAHCGYEATAVEDTLQRPWKALVTSLRGPRTTGPMVAEPTPNWAAEENKTPKKLSDISVTLINK; this comes from the coding sequence ATGGGAGTTCCTTTACGTCAACAGATTGCGGTTGGCACTTATCTAATCAAACAGAAATTAAAAGGGGTTAAGAAATATCCTTTGGTGCTGATGCTGGAGCCTCTGTTTCGCTGCAATCTGGCATGTGCCGGGTGCGGGAAAATTGCGCATCCGGAAGATGTGCTCGATCAACGTCTTTCATATGATGAGTGTATGCAGGCGGTCGATGAATGTGGCGCGCCGATGGTGTCGATCCCGGGTGGTGAACCATTACTGCACAAGGAAATGCCGCAGATTGTCGCAGGTATTATTCAACGGAAGAAGTATGTTTATCTGTGTACCAATGCGCTGTTGCTAAAGAAACGAATCGATGACTATACTCCATCTCCTTATTTGACCTTCTCCATTCACTTAGATGGTATGAAAGAGCGTCACGATGCTTCAGTTTGCCAGGACGGTGTTTTTGATCGTGCGGTTGAAGCAATCAAAATAGCCTTGGATAAGGGATTCCGGGTAACAGTGAACTGCACGCTTTTTCAAGGTGAAACACCGGAAGATGTCGCTGAGTTTCTCGATTATGCGATGGAGCTTGGTGTTGAAGCAGCAACAATCGCACCGGGATTTAGTTACGAAAAAGCACCGAAGCAAGATGTTTTCATCAAAAGTCAGGATACAAAAAAATTGTTCCGTGGCATTTTTGAGTTGGGTAAAAAACTGAAGCGTAAGTGGCGCCTGAATCATTCCGCGTTGTACTTGGATTACCTGGCAGGCAATCAGGATTATAAATGTACGCCATGGGGCAATCCGACGCGTAATGTCTTTGGCTGGCAAAAACCTTGCTACTTACTATCAGATGAAGGTTATGCAAAGACCTTCAAAGAGCTTCTCGAAGATACGCCGTGGGAAAAATACGGCACCGCCAATAATCCGAAATGTGCGCAGTGTATGGCTCATTGTGGCTATGAAGCAACCGCAGTGGAAGATACATTGCAACGCCCATGGAAAGCGTTGGTGACCTCGCTGCGAGGACCAAGAACTACGGGTCCTATGGTTGCTGAGCCTACGCCGAACTGGGCGGCCGAAGAAAACAAAACGCCCAAGAAGCTTTCTGATATATCGGTAACGCTGATTAACAAGTAA
- a CDS encoding glycosyltransferase, translating into MMEFVLYLSVFGAVCWGSLALLPWRPWSTREKIEAPASRSVEDLSAITVLIPARNEGPYIGHTLNGIKAQGIDMRIIVVDDQSSDDTALQASRCGVQVLFGTAPPAEWSGKLWALEQGLREVKTPYTLLLDADIELAPGIVSELQRKAQNENLTLVSLMAEPPMENLIERLLMPAFIFFFKLLYPFGLANKSQSRIAAAAGGCILVETQALHSTGAFASLRNALIDDCTLAAHIKHAGFRTFIGLSHAARSHRGYQTLKPIWEMVARTAFTQLKYSPFLLIICTLIMTAMFWAAPLVFLLSSAQEAYMISVVAWLAMFFTYLPTLMYYHRSPLWCLALPVTGTLYLAMTWTSALRYWRGERARWKDRHYESKANY; encoded by the coding sequence ATAATGGAATTTGTATTATATCTATCTGTTTTTGGTGCTGTTTGCTGGGGATCATTGGCACTACTCCCGTGGCGTCCATGGAGCACGCGCGAGAAAATAGAAGCACCGGCATCGCGATCCGTTGAAGATCTGAGTGCCATTACCGTGCTCATTCCGGCGCGCAACGAAGGCCCTTATATCGGCCATACGCTCAACGGTATCAAGGCGCAAGGCATCGATATGCGCATTATCGTGGTCGATGATCAATCCAGCGATGATACCGCTCTGCAGGCAAGCCGTTGCGGTGTGCAGGTATTATTCGGTACCGCGCCACCGGCAGAATGGAGCGGAAAACTATGGGCGCTGGAACAGGGATTGCGAGAAGTTAAAACGCCCTATACATTGTTGCTGGATGCTGACATCGAACTGGCTCCGGGGATTGTTTCTGAGCTACAGCGCAAAGCGCAAAATGAAAATCTAACGCTGGTGTCATTGATGGCCGAACCGCCGATGGAGAACCTAATAGAACGCCTGCTGATGCCGGCGTTTATATTTTTCTTTAAGCTGCTGTATCCTTTTGGTTTGGCAAACAAATCACAATCGCGTATTGCGGCGGCGGCGGGCGGCTGTATTTTGGTGGAGACGCAAGCACTGCATTCAACCGGTGCTTTTGCCAGCTTGCGCAATGCGCTGATAGACGATTGTACGTTAGCCGCCCATATCAAACATGCGGGCTTTCGTACGTTTATCGGACTCAGTCACGCAGCGCGAAGTCATCGCGGTTATCAAACATTAAAGCCGATTTGGGAAATGGTGGCGCGGACCGCGTTTACACAATTAAAATACTCTCCCTTTTTACTGATCATCTGCACCTTGATTATGACAGCCATGTTTTGGGCGGCGCCGCTTGTCTTTTTGCTGTCATCGGCCCAGGAAGCTTACATGATTAGTGTAGTGGCGTGGCTTGCTATGTTTTTTACCTATCTGCCAACTTTGATGTATTATCACCGTTCGCCGCTCTGGTGTCTGGCACTGCCTGTTACCGGTACGCTGTACCTTGCCATGACATGGACATCGGCATTGCGCTATTGGCGCGGGGAACGCGCTCGCTGGAAAGATCGTCACTATGAAAGTAAAGCAAACTATTAA
- a CDS encoding HpnM family protein, translating into MLALLLPISAGFSAPDPGSETPEQVIGHLQSSLLQVMQEGEKLGYEGRYKFLEPVIDQSHDIDLIIKTILGATYWSQMDKAQQDLITATFRQLSIATYAGRFTHFEGEQFKIVEQRPLPREQTLVRSQLTKSDGGAVNFDYVLHQVEGRWRIANILFDGVSDLAIKRGEYRAVLQRDGFPALIELLKEKITLAQQHS; encoded by the coding sequence ATGCTGGCACTACTATTACCCATCTCAGCGGGATTCAGTGCACCCGATCCGGGATCCGAAACCCCTGAACAGGTGATCGGCCACTTACAATCCTCGTTACTGCAAGTCATGCAGGAAGGGGAAAAATTGGGTTACGAGGGGCGTTACAAATTTCTCGAACCGGTCATTGATCAGTCACATGATATTGATCTGATTATCAAGACGATATTAGGCGCAACCTACTGGTCGCAAATGGATAAAGCGCAGCAAGACTTGATTACCGCTACTTTCCGTCAACTCAGTATTGCCACTTATGCCGGACGCTTTACCCATTTTGAGGGAGAACAATTCAAGATCGTGGAACAACGACCGTTACCGCGCGAGCAAACGCTGGTGCGCAGTCAATTAACGAAGTCCGACGGTGGTGCTGTTAATTTCGATTATGTATTGCATCAAGTGGAAGGGCGCTGGCGAATTGCCAATATCCTGTTTGACGGCGTGAGCGATCTGGCCATAAAGCGCGGGGAATATCGTGCTGTTCTGCAACGAGATGGTTTTCCTGCATTGATCGAATTGCTGAAAGAAAAGATAACGCTGGCCCAGCAGCATAGTTAA
- a CDS encoding RsmB/NOP family class I SAM-dependent RNA methyltransferase — MHLTHPQLDAAVAAMRTVLPLEYPADTILRHFFRDNPMLGAQDRAFIAETVFGILRHRFFLESLIKLLTPRALVLAYLVKFQGMNLRELTPLISETEVKWLAEIKASKPDTQPLAIRAEFPQWLVEKLQPGMPDSDILELGLSLQQPAPLDLRVNTILAKRNEILEIFQQEGITAQATPYSPCGIRLSGKPAINRHTLFLSGKIEVQDEGSQLLGYLLAPKRGEMVVDFCAGAGGKSLLLGALMNSKGRLYAFDVSEKRLNNLKPRFKRSGLSNLHAQRIANENDSKVKRLSGKIDRVLVDAPCSGLGTLRRNPDLKWRQSPHSIEELKTKQAAILSAAAGLLKPGGRLVYATCSLLPEENQAIISDFLATHPQFILLNCSELLAQQKIPLDTGEFLQLLPQRHQTDGFFAAALTRTEKEKLEK, encoded by the coding sequence ATGCATTTAACACACCCTCAACTGGATGCAGCCGTTGCCGCCATGCGTACCGTGCTGCCGCTGGAATATCCTGCCGACACCATCTTGCGGCATTTTTTCCGGGACAATCCCATGCTTGGCGCACAAGACCGAGCCTTCATCGCCGAAACCGTTTTTGGTATTTTACGCCACCGCTTTTTCCTTGAAAGCCTGATAAAACTATTAACACCGCGCGCTTTGGTGCTCGCTTACCTGGTCAAATTTCAAGGAATGAATTTGCGTGAATTGACGCCGCTGATCAGCGAAACCGAAGTCAAGTGGCTGGCGGAAATCAAAGCCAGTAAACCGGACACGCAACCATTGGCTATCCGCGCCGAATTCCCTCAATGGCTGGTGGAAAAATTGCAACCGGGTATGCCGGATAGCGATATCCTCGAGTTGGGGCTTTCCCTGCAACAGCCTGCACCGCTGGATCTGCGAGTTAATACCATTCTTGCCAAGCGCAATGAAATTCTCGAAATATTCCAGCAAGAAGGTATTACGGCACAAGCAACACCCTATTCTCCATGCGGTATCCGCTTGAGCGGAAAACCTGCCATCAATCGCCATACGCTTTTTTTATCGGGAAAAATAGAAGTGCAGGATGAAGGCAGCCAATTACTTGGCTACTTGCTAGCGCCGAAACGCGGGGAAATGGTTGTCGATTTCTGTGCCGGAGCCGGCGGCAAGTCGCTGTTATTGGGCGCCTTGATGAATTCAAAAGGGCGTCTTTATGCTTTTGATGTTTCGGAAAAAAGGCTAAACAATCTAAAACCCCGTTTCAAACGTTCCGGCTTGTCGAATTTGCATGCGCAGCGCATCGCCAATGAGAATGACAGCAAAGTCAAAAGATTATCCGGAAAAATAGATCGCGTATTGGTGGATGCGCCCTGCAGCGGCCTCGGCACTTTACGGCGCAATCCCGATTTGAAATGGCGTCAATCCCCGCACAGCATCGAAGAACTCAAAACAAAACAAGCGGCTATTCTTTCTGCCGCCGCCGGCTTGCTCAAACCCGGAGGACGGTTAGTCTATGCGACGTGCAGTCTTCTGCCGGAAGAAAACCAAGCCATTATCAGCGATTTTCTGGCTACGCACCCGCAATTTATCCTGCTGAATTGCTCGGAATTATTGGCGCAACAAAAAATACCACTGGACACCGGAGAATTTCTGCAACTATTGCCGCAACGGCATCAGACAGACGGTTTCTTTGCAGCTGCATTGACTCGCACCGAGAAAGAAAAATTGGAAAAATAA
- a CDS encoding DUF3108 domain-containing protein: protein MKFAPFFLLLGLFISTGVMATDLPSRIEIKYAVTTDIGEGEIDEVIVIKHIEGKAHYSINSKAQATGVFKLIEPNSIIRHSEGLITQKGLRPARAYEKRGQKKPSVAEFDWKNHVITLHHKGHQTKEIMPDGTLDRLSMSYNFMFTALPKHHVERHIINGDTLQLSRYTITKETLDTPIGKMETVVLTRQEEKHSKLKRKLWLALNNHMLPVRIVSVEDNGREIEKMVTEVNISYKTEH from the coding sequence ATGAAATTTGCACCATTCTTTCTCCTGTTAGGGTTGTTCATCAGCACCGGGGTGATGGCAACGGATCTGCCGTCGCGCATCGAAATCAAGTACGCCGTGACGACCGATATCGGCGAAGGCGAAATCGATGAGGTCATAGTGATCAAACACATCGAGGGCAAAGCGCATTATTCGATCAACAGCAAAGCGCAAGCCACCGGCGTATTTAAGCTCATTGAACCCAACAGCATCATACGCCACAGTGAAGGGCTCATCACCCAGAAGGGATTGCGGCCGGCGCGCGCTTACGAAAAACGCGGCCAGAAGAAACCCAGTGTGGCCGAATTCGACTGGAAGAATCATGTCATTACACTCCATCATAAAGGACATCAGACAAAGGAAATAATGCCGGACGGCACGCTGGATCGTCTCAGCATGTCGTACAATTTCATGTTCACCGCACTCCCCAAACATCATGTAGAGCGCCATATCATCAATGGCGATACCCTGCAGTTATCGCGCTACACCATTACGAAAGAAACGCTCGATACACCGATCGGGAAAATGGAAACGGTGGTGCTAACCCGGCAGGAAGAAAAGCACTCCAAGCTCAAGCGGAAATTATGGCTGGCATTGAACAACCACATGTTGCCCGTGCGCATCGTCTCGGTAGAAGATAATGGTCGCGAAATCGAGAAAATGGTAACCGAAGTCAATATCAGCTATAAAACCGAACATTAA
- a CDS encoding phosphoribosylglycinamide formyltransferase translates to MESLVILISGRGSNMQALLEAKLPVERIAVISNNANASGLEIARQHGIETIVLDHRAFPDRQSFDVALAEKIDACQPKLIALAGFMRILSDRFVQRYQGRLMNIHPSLLPAFPGLGTHARALQEGIKIHGCTVHFVTMQLDHGPIVIQAAIPVLPGDTEETLAARVLAQEHRIYPQAVRWFMEDRIRLSGNQIEVIGSSVSDAALYSPGLAE, encoded by the coding sequence ATGGAGTCTTTGGTCATTCTGATTTCCGGCCGCGGCAGCAATATGCAGGCGCTGCTGGAAGCAAAATTGCCGGTGGAACGCATCGCCGTCATCAGCAACAACGCGAATGCATCGGGGCTGGAGATCGCGCGGCAACATGGCATCGAAACCATCGTTCTCGACCATCGCGCTTTCCCGGACCGGCAAAGCTTCGATGTGGCATTAGCGGAAAAAATTGACGCTTGCCAGCCGAAACTGATTGCACTGGCGGGCTTCATGCGTATACTAAGCGATCGCTTCGTACAACGCTATCAAGGCCGGTTAATGAATATCCACCCTTCCTTATTGCCCGCATTCCCCGGATTGGGAACACATGCGCGAGCACTGCAAGAAGGCATCAAAATTCATGGCTGCACAGTCCATTTTGTCACGATGCAATTGGATCACGGTCCGATTGTCATTCAAGCCGCCATCCCGGTATTACCCGGCGATACCGAAGAAACACTGGCTGCCCGCGTGTTGGCGCAGGAACATCGCATTTACCCACAAGCGGTGCGCTGGTTCATGGAGGATCGCATCCGGTTGAGCGGAAATCAGATTGAAGTGATCGGCTCCAGCGTCAGCGATGCTGCACTTTATTCGCCAGGGTTAGCGGAATGA
- the purM gene encoding phosphoribosylformylglycinamidine cyclo-ligase produces the protein MTSSKSDHSHTTTPLSYRDAGVDIDAGDRLVDNIKPLAKRTLRPEVLTGIGGFGALFEISKKYQNPVLVSGTDGVGTKLKLAFQLKRHDTIGIDLVAMSVNDILVQGAEPLFFLDYFACGKLHVETATQVVGGIAAGCEQAGCALIGGETAEMPGMYPHDEYDLAGFAVGVVEKDRIISGATIQAGDIVLGLASSGAHSNGYSLIRKIIEHSHADLSTSFHGQPLADIIMAPTHIYVKPLLALINQLPVKGLAHITGGGLVENVPRILPDQLTAVLYRDAWEMPPLFHWLQQQGNVADHEMARVFNCGVGMVVVVAPEHAESALCSLRTAGETVWRIGEIKPRAADQAATVLV, from the coding sequence TTGACCTCATCCAAATCCGATCATTCGCACACAACAACGCCACTCTCATACCGGGATGCCGGGGTCGACATCGACGCGGGAGACCGGCTGGTTGACAATATCAAGCCGTTGGCCAAGCGCACGCTGCGGCCCGAGGTGCTCACCGGAATCGGCGGTTTTGGCGCTTTGTTTGAAATTTCCAAGAAATACCAAAACCCGGTGCTGGTGTCCGGCACCGATGGCGTAGGCACCAAGCTGAAGCTGGCTTTCCAGCTCAAGCGGCACGACACCATCGGCATCGATCTGGTGGCGATGAGTGTCAACGATATCCTGGTGCAAGGCGCGGAACCGCTGTTTTTCCTGGATTACTTCGCTTGCGGCAAATTGCATGTAGAGACGGCAACTCAGGTGGTAGGCGGCATCGCCGCGGGTTGCGAGCAAGCCGGTTGCGCGTTGATCGGCGGGGAGACGGCGGAAATGCCGGGTATGTACCCGCATGACGAATACGATTTGGCCGGGTTTGCCGTAGGTGTGGTCGAGAAAGACCGGATTATCAGCGGCGCCACGATACAAGCGGGCGATATTGTGCTGGGGCTCGCCTCCAGCGGCGCGCATTCCAACGGTTATTCGCTGATCCGCAAGATTATTGAACATAGTCACGCCGACTTGTCCACCAGTTTTCACGGCCAACCGCTCGCCGATATCATCATGGCGCCGACGCACATTTACGTCAAACCGCTGCTGGCGCTGATCAATCAATTACCAGTCAAGGGCCTGGCGCACATCACCGGTGGCGGTTTGGTGGAAAATGTGCCGCGCATTTTACCCGATCAGCTTACGGCGGTTTTATACCGGGATGCCTGGGAAATGCCACCGTTGTTCCATTGGTTGCAGCAACAAGGTAATGTCGCCGATCATGAAATGGCGCGCGTGTTTAATTGCGGCGTCGGCATGGTTGTCGTGGTCGCACCCGAGCACGCGGAAAGTGCGCTGTGCAGTTTGCGCACAGCGGGAGAAACTGTCTGGCGGATTGGTGAAATCAAGCCGCGCGCGGCCGATCAAGCCGCGACGGTTCTGGTTTAA
- a CDS encoding cysteine protease → MKTIHGRGLGWHRDLPDMRDHTQSTEAIAKVLAKSSALKKAVKALPASVDLRKYCSPIEDQGQLGSCTANAGVGMVEYFERRAFGKHVDASRLFLYKVTRQLLGFTGDDGAYLRDTMKALVLFGVPPEKYWPYDIARFNDDPSGFCFSYAQNYQAIKYYRLDPPNTPTATVLKNVKTSLAGNLPAMFGFSVYSSMPPGGDGKGEIPYPSSGDTLEGGHAVLAVGYDDQKKIGPTKGALLIRNSWGTGWGDHGYGWLPYAYIENGLADDFWSLVKAEFVDSDLFK, encoded by the coding sequence ATGAAAACAATTCATGGTCGTGGCCTTGGTTGGCATAGAGACTTGCCCGATATGCGGGATCATACCCAATCGACAGAAGCGATTGCGAAAGTTCTGGCAAAATCATCAGCCTTGAAGAAAGCGGTGAAGGCTTTGCCGGCATCGGTCGATCTGCGCAAATACTGTTCGCCGATCGAAGATCAAGGGCAGCTCGGTTCGTGTACCGCGAATGCCGGTGTGGGCATGGTCGAATACTTTGAACGCCGTGCGTTTGGCAAACATGTCGATGCATCGCGGTTGTTTTTATATAAAGTCACGCGGCAGCTGCTGGGTTTTACCGGCGATGACGGCGCTTATCTGAGAGATACCATGAAAGCGCTGGTACTGTTTGGTGTTCCACCGGAAAAATACTGGCCCTACGATATCGCCCGTTTCAATGACGATCCTTCCGGTTTTTGCTTTTCATACGCGCAAAATTATCAAGCGATTAAATATTACCGCCTGGATCCGCCCAATACCCCGACAGCGACCGTGTTGAAAAACGTCAAAACAAGCCTGGCAGGAAATCTTCCCGCGATGTTCGGTTTTTCCGTCTATAGCTCGATGCCGCCCGGCGGTGACGGCAAAGGAGAAATTCCCTATCCATCCAGCGGCGATACCCTGGAAGGCGGCCACGCCGTGCTCGCGGTCGGTTATGACGATCAGAAGAAAATCGGCCCTACCAAAGGCGCGCTCCTGATCCGCAATTCGTGGGGAACCGGCTGGGGTGATCATGGTTACGGCTGGCTGCCGTATGCGTATATCGAGAATGGCCTGGCGGATGATTTCTGGTCGCTGGTCAAGGCGGAGTTTGTCGATAGCGATTTGTTTAAATAG